In Hyperolius riggenbachi isolate aHypRig1 chromosome 1, aHypRig1.pri, whole genome shotgun sequence, the genomic window attgatcagacgtATGATCGGAAAtctgattggacctgttggaaattatcgtttcgacccatctatctgatgggaaaatgcatggtgtgtttaccaggctttataactctgtattttgtctgcTAGTAAAACTTTGTGTAAAGTGAAGTTTCATGTTCTTTAAAGAAAGTGAATTTGAATGCAAGTTTAATCTGTTGTCTTTGGTGCATtgttctcttctcttttacagctTCTAGTGTTTATAGTTCCAGCAGAGCAACCCTTCCGGGTTAATGGATTGCAAGGAGAGATCTCCATTCTCCGTTGGCAGGTTCACCATTGAAAGAGTTTATATGTCTGGCCGATATGGAAAATGGTCTCCTGAACACATCCAAGACTGTCATCCTGAGAATCCAGATCAAGGTCACACAAAGGATCATCAGTTCTCTAGTCATGTCCACATTTCTCTGAATGAAATTAACAACGGTATGACGAATGAAATTAACAATGATTTGACAAATGATCACATTCTCTCCCATACACCAGAAAACTGTAACTTCCAGACTCCAGTATACTCACCCAATCCGACCTTGGATGGAAAAGctgaaaatttgcagatgctggaCTGCTCATCTGGTAGTGATGATCTCTCTTCTGGATATACCTCTAATACTGATGCACTGGCCTTAGATGTTCCAGAGGAACATGTTCAAGAAGCTCTAGATCACCTCAATCAATCAATCGAGGCCTTTAATACAGGTCTTGAGATGGTTTCCTGCCCCGGAGACAGTGTAGAGCCAGAAGCGACCAGTACCCCCAAAGAGACAGATAGTCCTCTGTCAAATGGAATCATGCTCAGTCCTGCcaatttgcctgtgtgtaaacaaTTAGCTTGTAGAAGACCAGAGGCATACAATACCCTAGATGCCACACCTAGGCATGAGTTCTATGTCAATTCTGTGACCCCTGGAAGACTGAAGAGATGTCGTCCATCCCTTGATGTTCTACGAAATGCCATTATTGTAAGTACAATATCTTGCAAAACAATCCCATACTGTATTAAGCTTCCAAACTACAGAGATTGCACATATGAAATACGATAATAATTACTATGAAATACGATAATAATTACTATGATCTTATCATTTAGGATGAGCAGCAACTAGTTCCAGTGGATTTAGATGAACATGCTGAACCCTGTGACAAAGAAAACACTGACCATACGGAAGAGTCTgatgaaaagaagaagaaaagtttATTCCAATTCCTTATGCCTAGGAAGAAAAAGGAACCCCAAGGTCCAGTTCGGTTTGGTTGGGTAAAAGGTGTTATGGTAAGGATACAATGGACATACTTCTGTTTGTATACTCTACATTATGGATCAAAGTTAAATCAAAATAGAACAATCACTCAATATTCATTTTTATCCCCCCATTCTTTTAACAGATCCGCTGTATGTTAAATATATGGGGAGTAATCCTATATTTGAGGTTGCCATGGATCACTGCTCAGGCTGGAATAGGTACGGTCAATAATATTTTATAGATATGTATAATGATATAATGAACACCAAAAGCAGCTTCCTAAGGACAGCTACTTtgacagagaggtgtaagcagaaaatatgggcactatggcaaaaactgtaaaatataacatttatagCTACACCTACATATGAGGTGTACATCTGTCTcagagtacacacactatacatttttTACTTCCCATATAACTGTTACACTCAGTAGATATTATGATCTATGAACCTCTTGGACTAGCTTATCACCTCAAGGAGGATTCTTAggatttcttttattttcaaaagcataccTTGAATGGCATTGCAATAGTCTagatgccagaatagtgtgcatgtGAGCAGGGAGGCTTGGCAGGGAGTGTTTTATGAAACTACTgataatcccccataaggagatggactaatccaaaacctatcagtaagaggttcagagctgtcagattttaatacattttgtaagtgacagctacagagGATGAAAGAAAAATAGGGTGGATTGTATCTAGTTTAAATGAATGTATGTTTACACATGTACAGTTTTTTTTATCATAGTGCCCTTTTAAGGATTACcaccatttaaagtggatccaagataaacttttactcattgcataattgtgttcctttcatatagtttatagggcattcctcaagccaaatactttttttgttttgttttaatactctaattccctgtaagctaaataagtctcgcccacagctccttttgtgccttggcactgtagcaagggtttatgggagctcagtctgggcaggaggaagaggaggttactagccattgatttcagaggcagaggggaggaggaaggaggagaggggactgaatttacagacaatcaagctgatagcatctccagccctcagcctgtgacaatgtgacaaacagaacatggctgccctcactgtatcacaggaataaatacccatacttttgaagctgtttgcagctagatttgctgtgtaaactatctaaactatagataagatatatagacaagttacttgttatagttagtttttcatctcggatccactttaaagggaaggttcagggacgataaaaaaaaaaaaaatccgcatccacttacctggggcttcctccagcccgtggcaggcaggaggtgccctcggcgccgctccgcaggctcccggtggtctccggtggcgcgcccgacctggcttgGCCGGCGGCTAGGTCggacttcttctgcgctccaaaatgcacctcacggcggcgcgctgacgtcatcggacgtcctccgggctactactgagcctgcgcagtacagcccggaggacgtccaatgaagTCAGcgtgccgccgtgaggcgcattttggagtgcaggagaagcccgacctggctaccagcctggccaggtcgggctttcaCCGGAGACCATCGGGTGCCTGCGCAGTGgctccgagggcacctcctgcctgccaggggctggaggaagccccaggtaagtggatgcagcACTCTTTTGTGCCATTATTGAAGATCTCAGCTTGCATATTATAATTCCAAATACACATGCCGGCCTCCACATGGAATGAAGTTCATGTCTTGTGACTGGCTGAGCATTAcaatgggagggaggaagggactgCAGCACACAACTAGGAAGTTATGAGGCATGCAGAGgagacattaaagaggaactgtaacagcaCATAGACAAATACAATAAATGATACATGTATTAGCCACTTTTACTGTAATTTccctggtttcaacatcagaaagaCTTctaatatctatatattgctgtacattggtatgtagctccaccCTCCCAGTTATGCTTAGCCTAAGCTGTTTACTTATGAGGAAATCTCTTCCTAtggaattctgggagaccaggcattatttcactggctttggaattctcagtaaACAAGCATTTCCCAGAGAAGCACCTGACAgggctaaagatgttgccatgtgataaatgtaaatcagggtgaggagaatttacaatggacaaacactgactaaatgatttgtaagtgaatattgtaaaaaaaattaaaaaaaaggtattttattcattgcgttatttttactacagttcctttcTAAGTTACAGCACAGGAAATAAaatgatgtactgtatgtgaccACCTTGATCAGCTCTATGTGATCCGTAGCTCATTTGTTTAGGCAGTTCCTCAGCTGCTTTACTATATAAATAGGGCTAGATGTCTGTACCTATATGTCCCTAATGATGTGTCATTTATAGCTGATTTACAGTAGGCTCAATAAATGatatattattttctgtattTGTTTAGGACTCACGTGGGTGATTATTCTAATGTCTGTGCTGGTGACATCTATCACGGGCCTATCCATCTCTGCCATCTCCACAAATGGAAAAGTCAAGTCAGGTACATGTGTGCTGCAGGAAAAACTGAAATTATAGAGTGGTTGTTTAATTTTGTACTATTCCATTCATTATTATCATGTTCCTATGTTCAATATCTTCCACTACATCatttaaaagaaacaaaaatatataaataatacaaCTGAggtattacaaaaaataaaaataaaaactgaaTTTAAAGGAAAATTCTACTACTTTTAATCAGTTTGGCTATAAACATTGCAAGGATTAATGGCATACattatttttggctcacttaCTTTGTTTTGATGTGCAAATAAAACACAACCATTATATGGCGCTCCCGACAGACACTGGTACATAGCAATGTAAACATTTGCCAGGTCTTAAATATTAGCAGTAAGTTAGTCCAGGTCTTAATCAAACAGCAAAGGTTCCTGTCTTGTACAGTTAATTACTCCTGGAACAAGGTGGTAATTTTTGGGCACTATTGTAGCAACAGTGCTCCAAACAGACTGCTGTGGTCGGGATTCTTAGCTTGCAGCATATTCGAATTGAAATATAGATTTTATTAATATTGAATTGCAAATAGAGTAGTTTAGATGTTTACAGCATTTTTAACAAAAAGAATGCATTGCCATTTAAACATGATGAAACAAGCAGGTAAATTGTTTTGGTGCTGGCTGTTGACGGGAGCACAAATCTACCATGGAGGCTTAGGAGGTGCCTGACCATCAGTGGAGCAACCAACCTTCATAGAATGATGGACCACCCAACAACACTGGCGActgctctctttttttttacaaaacagtcCCATGTCATGACCCCATAGATTTCCCCAGTAGTACTCAGCAAAAACAGGCGGAGCTGCAGTAGGAGATATTCAGGGTGATAAGAAGGCAGTCAGTGTTGAGGATAGGCCTTGTTCGAACACAGGCTGTGATCAGTCCAGGCAACAGGGACATTTGGTTAATAAATAATAGGGGGTGGTGACAAATATGAAAAATGGCAGCACAATTACACAAGACAAACCAGGTCAGTAAACAAGATAAGATGAAGTAATGTAACACTACAGGGTTAGTCACAGAGGGTTGCAGCAATAAGAAAGGCAGAGCAGATAGTAGAACTACATTGAACTGTTATTCTTCGCTGCTTTGTGAAGTAATTGAAGTCATGCGAATAGAAAATTACTTCATGTATGGAAGTGCAAACTACACACACAAGCATGGACATGTATGACTATTCCAATGCACATGCATTCACCCAAACCTCACCACAGCTAAAAGGCACAGCAGCAATGCACATTTACGCAAACACCCATACGTGACCAGAACCACCACAAGAAATACCGtagtaataatataataatatttatttcaGTCTACTTTTGATGTAACTTTGCATATGCCCTTGTTTGCAGGTGGAACATATTTCCTCATTTCTCGTAGTTTGGGCCCAGAATTGGGTGGCTCCATTGGACTAATCTTTGCCTTTGCCAATGCAGTTGCCGTTGCTATGCACACAGTAGGATTTGCAGAAACTGTCAGAGACATGCTTATAGTAAGTAAAGCCTCTTATTGTATATGTTTATGAATAtctttttttcttattgatgaaaaGCAAGAAGCTAAAGTATATATTTATAAGTAAATATAGTAATATCCCACAGTCGAGCACATTCAGTATAGCCATGAACTGTTAATGCATTAAAGCATACCCAaggcaaggtgacatgtgacatgatgagatagacatgtgtatgtacagtgcctagcacacaaataactattctgtgttcctttttttctttctttgcctgaaagagttaagcaggccatacactggctcgattcacggccgtttcgacagcagatccgatcctgggatcggatctgctgccaatcgcttgcgctaaacgcacccgccgatccgattccctcccgaaatcggatcggaccgtcgatcgcgccgtgcgggaaattaccctcgatcgtccggcggtaggagcgcgtcgcttgcggcgtacgattcgggcccgatccgagcatgtatacattacctgaagctggctccggggtcctcttctcctcgctgcaccgcatttccgcatgtcccagtgtacgcttatacttcctgtgtcactccggtgaccaggaagttgaaatagagggcgctctatttgaacttcctggtcacggagtaacacaggaagcgccgggatggagcaagaacagcggtgcggtgcagtgcggagaagacgcccgggagccagcctcaggtaatgtatacggggggggggggggacaggcggcaggagcagctgaacagattgtgatcggtttcaggctgaaatcgattcacaatctgtttgcagtaaaggcagccatacgatccctatctgatcagattcgatcagatagggatctgtcagctggtcgatctaatggcacatcgaccagtgtatggccacctttaagcatcAGGTATGTACGTGGCAGTTCCTGTATGAGTCAGGACTAGTTTAGACTACATTATTGACTCAGACTACAGTGATAAGAACTgtacctcactgataagaaattctgaaTGCAGGAactagataaaaagggtcaataattcatagattttagttctggcatacttcaatgaatgtgtggaatatcttaaaaaaataatttttaggagaaggaagataaatacaattgtttatttcattagtttattttcaccttgggtgtcctttaaatttgaGGCAAACCAGTAATTCTGAGTTCAATTAACTGGACACTGTCAATAGGCTAGTATCAAAAGGTTTCAGAGCTAGGAAAGTCAATGGAGCTTAGAGTTGAGGTTTGAGTATGGGTTAGTGTGGGTTAAGCTAGGATCATTGctaaatagtgatggtcatgtcatgTCTAGgacaactcatggagaagcatgtgctttttttgatcagctgatacattttcaaagctctgatttgctgtgagcacatcctgctttagcacatgattatgactagcaaatcagagacttgcatatcaaatcagagactgatcacatgcttctccaggagttctcctagacatgacaatCACTACTGTTAGGGTTAGGTGAAAGACTTGGCCTAGGTTATGGTTAATACGGGATCACAGTTATGATTGACAATTGTGTTTAGGTTAAAAGtcaagattagtgttaggtatttgGAAAGGAAAGGGTGAAGTTAGGATTAGGATTTATAGGAGTAAAGCAGTAACAAAGGAATTAACAGTAGTGATAGGTATGGGGAGATTAACTTTAAGCTACCATTCACTATACTGGATAAATGTCACGTGAAATGATGGATGAGGATAGAGGATGATCAGAAGGACTCCCGCAGAAAACTACAATATCAGTCACCCAAGTATTCTCCAAGAAAGACTGCTAAAGGGGAAATAGCACAGGCTAGTTTGTCCCCTGAAATTATAATGACATTATTACGGGCAATATAAATCTATCCTGTGTATGTAGCTATAGACTTATGTGGTAATGTTGGAGATAGGGTAAGAAAAGGTGTTAAGTATACATTAGGCTAATGTAATAAGGTAAAAGTTAATATTGGGAAAACTTCATATTCTTGAAATTTGACATGCAAATAAATAGGCACTCACTTTGTCATTGTCATGCCCATATGGACAACATGCTATTGTTTATATCTTAAATTTTCCTGTTGTACGTAGCCCATAGGTACAAACTGCATTCTTGTTATCTTGTTACTTCATGTCATTTTTCTTAGCATTGGTTAATTCTGTTCTACTTTTCTCCATGTTAGGAATCTAATGCTGTTATGACTGACCCTGTCAACGACATCAGGATAATTGGAGTCATAACTGTGACAGTTCTTCTCTTAATCTCTTTAGCTGGAATGGAATGGGAAGCAAAGGTATGTATTAGTGGTGTGTGCCTTTCTGCCACTGTTTAGATTCAGCATGGGCATAGTTAATAATCAGAATATTGGTCATCTGCTCTTGCTTTTACAGTGTCATTTGGTTGATTATGAGCTTCTCTCTTGTCAACTGCCTAACCTGCCTCTTTAATAGTAAATCTCAGTCTTGATGCTGAACTCTAACATTGCCACCCCCATTAATCCCTTCTTTAATGTTACTCCCTTCTAAAGTGGACAACTAACCCTAACCAGTCCCTTTTAAAGTTAACTGCTTCCTAACAACCTTACCTACCCCCTTAATGTTAACTCCTTCTTGACATATAAACTTAACCTCTACCCTTAAGCCTTACCTAATAACTAACCTTaatcttctaaccctaacaagTAAAACTAATTTCACCTATCCTACCATTTAACAGTAGTCCTCCTaaccgatgcctaaccataacctaaCAGATACATTCCTTTGCCTTCAGTGGCCAGTGTTTTGGCCATATAATAATTGACCAGTGGCACCCCACTTAAACATTCTGATATTTTGGCAATTTTATAGCCAAACATTGGTACCAAAATTAATCACTCCAATGCCGATATCCTCCGATCTCTACCAACAACTTATCTTTTGCATGGGGTACACCATAAACCCCAACACCAAAATGAACTGCTCCCATGTATTGTCAATTTATCACAACTAAAAGCTGTGTGTTTCTGTTGCTGATTCAGGAAAGTTAATCTGAGCTGATTTTATTTTCACATGTTTATAGGCCCAAGTTGTATTCTTCATTGTCATCATGATATCTTTTGCAAGCTACCTGGTAGGGACAATCATGCCACCCAGTGAAGAAAAACAATCCAAAGGGTTCTTTAGTTATCAAGGTGAGTAAATACAGTATAAGTACACATTAAAAGGAATATAAAACATACTAGCATGCACTACAAGTTTTTGATATTTGTGTTTACGAACCCAAGTTCTGGTTCTCATTGGATGATCTCTAACCAAACCAACCATTAATTGGTAACGTGCGGGAACAGAAGTGATGGACACATCACCTACTGGTAAAATGGCTGCAAGATAGTGTCATGCCAGATTCTGGTTTCTGCCTTTAACTGTTAGTTTTAATATCAACCTTACAGTTGTTTTGTCACCAGAATGTACATCTTTATAGAAATTTGCTCTTTGATAGACCAGTAGTGTCAATTTCAGATTTACGTGTATTAATTAAGTTGAATTTTTACCACAGGATCAATCTTTTTGGAAAATATTGTTCCCGACTGGAGAGGGGAAACTGGAACATTCTTTGGCATGTTTTCTATCTTCTTCCCATCTGCCACTGGAATCTTAGCAGGAGCAAATATATCAGGAGACCTTAAGGTACATTCGTATTTTTGGTTACTTGAGTTCTACTGTATGTAAATTAGTAAATAACGTAGGAGCCTCCCATAGCAGAAACCTCTAATGACAGCAAAGATCCTGGCACTATCAGGTACTAAAAAACCTTTATAACTGAGTTGGTTATCAGAGATACGGCTACTATAAGTCCCTTTCTATTCTCCAACTACAAATCCTAAAAGTAGCCATAcacttttacatttttcccattgatattctttctgatcgaatctgctagaaaACGATGCCCAATCGATCGATTTTCAGCAAAAATCGTTCAATCACACCCTACGAAAGATATTGATCGGTGGGGGATCGAGAGTGACGGCAATTCGATGGCCCATAGCATTTCACTGCATCATACAGTGCAACGATGTGATTAATCAGTGCAATCAGTTTAATAGATATCATACTAAAATGTATTAGCAATCTATGCCTAGTGTGTGGAaggatacaatccctctctgatcagatttgatctgagagggatctatctaatggtagAATTTGGTAgtcatctataagtgtatggccacattaagAATCACTGTTCAGATGATTACCTCTTACCCAATGTCTCCATtgtgtgtcaaactcaaatacaaagtgggtcataattgaacactgggaccaattcATGGACCAgcttcaatgtctagtggccacctccctcccttacaatgttccctggtgtctaatggccttcctccctcccctatatagttctctggtgtctaatggccttcctccctcccctatatagttctctggtgtctagtggccctcctcccattCCTATTGAgtaccctggtgtttagtggttctccctacctcccctacacagttccctggtgtctagtggaccccctcccctatgcaaatccctggtgtctagtgaccaccctaccctatacagttccatggtgtctagtgctttctccctccatccccatatggcttccctgataatcttcacccccaatatagcttctctggtggtctacagtgggcaAAACATAATGCAAACTAGGGAAACTTGGGGgctaaatttgatggctctgagggccacatTTAGCCCGCGGACTAGAGTTTGTATGCTCTAGATTGTTAACTCCTAACTGCTCCATTATCCTATGGTTTCCTGACTTTCCTGTACTTgttctgccaaaacagcatgtAATTGTACAGTAATTGCAGAACAAATTAAACACCACTATTGTAATTTAAACAATGGCTATACTGTACTTTTGGGAGAACATAAGATGTGAAAGTCCTCCAACTTTTTCGATTAGCTCCTGATTGATAAAGTGATCAATTTTGTGAAGtaatgatcagaaaatcgatgccATTATTaatcgggagcagtttgggcATGTACACATCAGATTACCCttcgatctggcaggaaatttcattgtgtgtacccagcattagtgctTGGTAATCTTGGGCAGCTGCATTCCTGCACCCCATTCCCATATGCTCTACGTGGGATACTGGGGTTTTTACTAATACACATGTATGATAAATTTGTAACTGAAGATGATTTTCCTTTCAATTAGATTGTTTTACAAAGATGGCTACATTGTTATAATTACTCACCTATGTATTTCAGGACCCAGCAGTGGCTATTCCCAAAGGAACATTAATGTCTATATTTTGGACCACAGTGTCCTATCTTGCCATTTCTGCTACCATCGGTGAGTTGTGGTTGGACCTCTGCAATGCTTGTAgctacatttttttcattttttttacctctttacaTAGTCATTGAATCTATAAATCTTTTTTTGGCTTGTTGCAGGTTCTTGTGTGCTACGTGATGCTTCTGGCAGTCTGAATGACACCATTTTCATGAATGACACAGACTGTCAAGGGCTCAGCTGCGAATATGGCTGGAATTTTACTGCTTGCAGAGAAACTGAAAATTGCTACTATGGACTGGCCAATCACTATCAGGTCTGTGAAAATctaattaagggctggttcagatgggcgtctgcagagcgtttaccgccagc contains:
- the LOC137528811 gene encoding solute carrier family 12 member 3-like gives rise to the protein MDCKERSPFSVGRFTIERVYMSGRYGKWSPEHIQDCHPENPDQGHTKDHQFSSHVHISLNEINNGMTNEINNDLTNDHILSHTPENCNFQTPVYSPNPTLDGKAENLQMLDCSSGSDDLSSGYTSNTDALALDVPEEHVQEALDHLNQSIEAFNTGLEMVSCPGDSVEPEATSTPKETDSPLSNGIMLSPANLPVCKQLACRRPEAYNTLDATPRHEFYVNSVTPGRLKRCRPSLDVLRNAIIDEQQLVPVDLDEHAEPCDKENTDHTEESDEKKKKSLFQFLMPRKKKEPQGPVRFGWVKGVMIRCMLNIWGVILYLRLPWITAQAGIGLTWVIILMSVLVTSITGLSISAISTNGKVKSGGTYFLISRSLGPELGGSIGLIFAFANAVAVAMHTVGFAETVRDMLIESNAVMTDPVNDIRIIGVITVTVLLLISLAGMEWEAKAQVVFFIVIMISFASYLVGTIMPPSEEKQSKGFFSYQGSIFLENIVPDWRGETGTFFGMFSIFFPSATGILAGANISGDLKDPAVAIPKGTLMSIFWTTVSYLAISATIGSCVLRDASGSLNDTIFMNDTDCQGLSCEYGWNFTACRETENCYYGLANHYQAMSMVSAFSPLITAGIFAATLSSALACLVSAPKVFQCLCKDKLYPIIGFFGKGYGKNNEPIRGYLLSFLIAIAFILIAELNTIAPIISNFFLCSYALINFSCFHASITNSPGWRPSFRYYSKWTSLFGAVVSVVIMFLLTWWAALIAVAIIVILLGYVTYKKPEVNWGSSVQAGAYNMALTYSVSLAGVQEHVKNFRPQCLVLTGPPNFRPALVDFVSSVTKNTSLMICGNVITDTDRVPNSEGHLQWLNKRKVTSFYSVIQESNLRNGAKSLMQVSGLGRLKPNTVVLGYKCNWQTVPGQCLEEYVGVINDAFDSDFGVCVLRTRDGLDVSQKMQGQYNMAFEDSDNEAVSDKETEKEEIPCEDPENMNQASTAFQSRQGKKVIHIYWLYDDGGLTLLIPYLLTRRKRWSRCKVRVYIKGTKKRAEEEKKEMQSLLHKFRLGFHDVVVLTDLEQNPQPKNMQFFEELIAPYNIEEQREDGPEKPAWGITEKDLQIHASKSAKYVRLNEILRENSWDAALIAISLPIVRKAACPSSLYMAWMESISRDLNPPVVFIRGNQQDSLTIYCQ